In a single window of the Drosophila subpulchrella strain 33 F10 #4 breed RU33 chromosome X, RU_Dsub_v1.1 Primary Assembly, whole genome shotgun sequence genome:
- the LOC119556798 gene encoding cytochrome P450 18a1: protein MLADSYLIKILLRQLQVQQDGDAQHLLMVFLGLLALVSLLQWLLRNYRELRKLPPGPWGLPVIGYLLFMGNEKHTRFMELAKRYGSLFSTRLGSQLTVVMSDYKMIRECFRREEFTGRPDTPFMQTLNGYGIINSTGKLWKDQRRFLHDKLRQFGMTYMGNGKQQMQKRIMTEVHEFIGHLHASDGKPVDMSPVISVAVSNVICSLMMSTRFSIDDPKFRRFNFLIEEGMRLFGEIHTVDYIPTMQCFPSISTAKNKIAQNRAEMQRFYQDVIDDHKRSFDPSNIRDLVDFYLCEIEKAKAEGTDAELFDGKNHEEQLVQVIIDLFSAGMETIKTTLLWINVFMLRNPKEMRRVQDELDQVVGRHRLPTIEDLQYLPVTESTILESMRRSSIVPLATTHSPTRDVELNGYTIPAGSHVIPLINSVHMDPNLWEKPEEFRPSRFIDTEGKVRKPEYFIPFGVGRRMCLGDVLARMELFLFFASFMHCFDIALPEGQPLPSLKGNVGATITPEAFKVCLKRRPLAPTAADPHHMRNVGAN from the exons ATGCTGGCCGACTCGTACCTGATCAAGATCCTGCTGCGCCAGCTGCAGGTGCAGCAGGACGGCGATGCCCAGCACCTGCTGATGGTCTTCCTGGGCCTGCTGGCCCTGGTCAGCCTGCTCCAGTGGCTGCTGCGGAACTACCGCGAGCTGCGCAAGCTGCCGCCGGGTCCCTGGGGCCTGCCCGTGATCGGGTATCTGCTGTTCATGGGCAACGAGAAGCACACCCGCTTCATGGAGCTGGCCAAGCGGTACGGCTCCCTGTTCTCCACCCGACTGGGCAGCCAGCTGACGGTCGTGATGAGCGACTACAAGATGATCCGCGAGTGCTTCCGGCGCGAGGAGTTCACCGGACGCCCGGACACCCCCTTCATGCAGACACTGAACGGCTATG GCATTATCAACAGCACGGGCAAGCTGTGGAAGGATCAGCGCCGCTTTCTGCACGACAAGCTCCGCCAGTTCGGCATGACCTACATGGGCAACGGCAAGCAGCAGATGCAGAAGCGCATCATG ACGGAAGTGCACGAGTTCATCGGCCATTTGCACGCCAGCGATGGCAAGCCCGTCGACATGTCGCCCGTCATCTCGGTGGCCGTCAGCAATGTGATCTGCAGCCTGATGATGTCTACCCGGTTCAGCATCGACGACCCCAAGTTCCGGCGCTTCAACTTCCTCATCGAGGAGGGCATGCGGCTGTTCGGCGAGATCCACACCGTCGACTACATCCCCACCATGCAGTGCTTCCCCAGCATCTCGACGGCCAAGAACAAGATCGCCCAGAACCGGGCCGAGATGCAGCGGTTCTACCAGGACGTGATCGACGACCACAAGCGCAGCTTCGATCCCAGCAACATCCGCGACCTGGTCGACTTCTACCTCTGCGAGATTGAGAAGGCCAAGGCCGAGGGCACCGATGCCGAGCTCTTCGACGGCAAGAATCACG AGGAGCAACTGGTTCAGGTGATCATCGATCTGTTCTCCGCCGGCATGGAAACCATCAAGACCACTCTGCTGTGGATCAACGTGTTCATGCTGCGCAACCCGAAGGAGATGCGCCGCGTCCAGGACGAACTGGACCAGGTGGTGGGACGCCACCGCCTGCCCACCATCGAGGACCTGCAGTACCTGCCCGTCACCGAGTCCACCATCCTGGAGTCCATGCGCCGTTCCAGCATCGTTCCCTTGGCCACCACACACTCGCCCACAAG GGATGTGGAACTCAACGGGTATACCATACCGGCCGGCTCGCATGTCATCCCGCTGATCAACAGCGTCCACATGGACCCCAATCTGTGGGAGAAGCCCGAGGAGTTCCGCCCCTCGCGATTCATCGACACCGAGGGCAAGGTGCGCAAGCCGGAGTACTTCATCCCCTTCGGAGTGGGCCGGCGGATGTGCCTGGGCGACGTGCTGGCGCGGATGGAGCTCTTCCTGTTCTTCGCCTCCTTCATGCACTGCTTCGACATCGCCCTGCCCGAGGGCCAGCCGCTGCCCAGCCTCAAGGGCAACGTGGGGGCCACCATCACGCCGGAGGCCTTCAAGGTCTGCCTCAAGCGCCGCCCCCTGGCACCCACCGCCGCCGATCCGCACCACATGCGCAACGTTGGCGCCAACTGa
- the LOC119556797 gene encoding cytochrome P450 306a1, whose translation MTATIDDLGHTGWMSSVQSLYVTLLVPCLLILVILYLCEHRYDDILGVSPPGPWGLPWLGYLPFLDARAPHKSLQALAKRYGGIFELKMGRVRTVVLSDAALVRDFFRREVMTGRAPLYLTHGIMGGYGIICAQGDIWRHARRETSEWLRALGMTRRPGRLRSRLEERIGRGVDECVRLYEAEAEKSCGSELNPQHALHHTLGNIINDLVFGVTYKQDDPDWLYLQRLQEEGVKLIGVSGVVNFLPWLRHLPSNERNIRFLLEGKAKTHAIYDRIVDACAQRLNEKQKMFRERQELRRQEKLLEEQRSQPAEGDPNLENVREEQQDNEEDTDEELIDEDEVDEDEYEPECILEHFLIHRDRESQLYCDDQLRHLLADLFGAGVDTSLATLRWFLLYLAREQRCQRRLHELLLPLGPRPTLEELEPLTYLRACISETLRIRSVVPLGIPHGSKQNFTMGDYHIKRGSMIVSLQWAIHMDPVAFPEPEEFRPERFLTPDGAYSAPPQFIPFSAGNRMCPGDEMARMMLTLFAGRILRRFHLELPPGCEVDMEGEGGITLTPAPHRLRFTKLPLVELRKEPDGAVFED comes from the exons ATGACGGCGACCATCGACGATCTTGGCCACACCGGTTGGATGTCCTCGGTGCAGAGCCTCTATGTCACCCTGCTGGTTCCGTGTCTGCTCATCCTGGTGATCCTCTATCTGTGCGAGCACCGGTACGATGACATTCTGGGGGTCTCACCGCCGGGACCCTGGGGTCTGCCCTGGCTGGGCTACCTGCCCTTCTTGGACGCCCGGGCTCCGCACAAGTCGCTCCAGGCGCTGGCCAAGCGGTATGGCGGCATCTTCGAGCTGAAGATGGGCCGGGTGCGGACCGTGGTCCTGTCGGATGCCGCTTTGGTGCGGGACTTCTTTCGCCGCGAGGTGATGACTGGCCGGGCTCCACTGTACCTCACCCACGGCATAATGGGTGGATATG GAATCATCTGCGCCCAGGGTGACATCTGGCGGCATGCCCGGCGTGAGACAAGCGAATGGCTCAGGGCTCTGGGCATGACTCGTCGCCCGGGAAGGCTTCGTTCCCGGCTGGAGGAGCGCATCGGGCGGGGCGTCGACGAGTGCGTCCGG CTTTACGAGGCTGAGGCAGAAAAGAGCTGTGGGTCGGAACTGAACCCGCAACACGCTCTGCACCACACGCTGGGCAACATTATCAACGACCTGGTGTTCGGAGTCACCTACAAACAGGACGATCCCGACTGGCTGTACCTGCAGCGGCTGCAGGAGGAGGGCGTCAAGCTGATTGGCGTCTCGGGGGTGGTCAACTTCCTGCCCTGGCTGCGTCATCTGCCATCCAACGAGCGCAACATCCGCTTCCTGCTGGAGGGCAAGGCCAAGACGCACGCCATCTACGACCGAATAGTGGACGCTTGTGCCCAGCGGCTGAACGAGAAGCAGAAGATGTTCAGAGAGCGCCAAGAGCTGAGGCGACAGGAGAAGCTGCTAGAGGAGCAACGAAGCCAGCCAGCAGAAGGGGATCCAAACCTGGAAAATGTCCGGGAGGAGCAGCAGGATAACGAGGAGGACACCGACGAGGAGTTGATCGATGAGGACGAGGTCGACGAGGATGAGTACGAGCCGGAGTGCATCCTGGAGCACTTCCTCATCCATCGAGATCGGGAGTCGCAGCTCTACTGCGACGACCAGCTGCGCCACCTGCTCGCCGATCTCTTCGGTGCCGGCGTGGACACCTCGTTGGCCACCCTGCGCTGGTTCCTGCTCTACCTCGCCCGCGAGCAGCGCTGCCAGCGCCGCCTGCACGAACTCCTCCTCCCGCTGGGCCCGAGACCCACCCTGGAGGAGCTGGAGCCACTGACCTACCTGAGGGCCTGCATCTCCGAGACGCTGCGCATCCGCAGCGTGGTGCCACTGGGCATTCCGCATGGGAGCAAGCAGAACTTCACCATGGGCGACTATCACATCAAGCGCGGCTCGATGATCGTTTCCCTGCAGTGGGCCATCCACATGGACCCGGTGGCCTTCCCGGAACCGGAGGAGTTTCGCCCGGAACGCTTCCTGACCCCCGACGGAGCTTACTCGGCGCCCCCGCAGTTCATCCCCTTCTCGGCGGGCAACCGGATGTGTCCCGGCGACGAAATGGCCCGCATGATGCTCACCCTATTCGCGGGTCGCATCCTGAGGCGCTTCCACTTGGAGCTGCCTCCGGGCTGCGAGGTGGACATGGAGGGCGAGGGCGGCATCACCCTTACCCCAGCTCCGCACAGGCTGCGGTTCACCAAGCTGCCGTTGGTGGAGTTGCGCAAGGAACCCGACGGAGCGGTGTTCGAGGACTAG